In Sphingobacterium sp. SRCM116780, the genomic stretch CAAATTGTAGAACCCTCACGCAGCCATCTTATTGAAGCGGGTTTGCTTCCTGAACAATTAGGATGGTTTGAAGAAAAGATTACGAGTGATATCGATGCTGTTATTTTGGGAGCTCATGCGCTTATTGATAATCCAGAATTAGTAAAAGCTCAAGAATTAGGATTAAAAATCTATTCATTTCCAGAATTTATTCAAGAGCTTTCACAAGATAAAATACGGGTAGTCATTGCCGGAAGCTACGGGAAAACAACAATCACCAGTATGGTGATGCATGTTCTAAAAACTTTTAATAGACCTTTCGACTATTTAGTTGGAGCTCAATTGGAAGGTTTTGAGAATTTAATTGAAATTACAAAGACAAATAAAATTATTCTAATAGAAGGTGATGAAAATGTAGCATCTAGTTTGGATAATAAGTCTAAGTTTATGTTCTATAAACCTAATATTGCTTTGATCAGCGGAATTAATTGGAATGAGCATAGTACAGCAATTACTTTTGAAAACTATTTAAAACAATTTGAGGATTTTATCAATACGATAGAGCCAAAAGGTACTTTGATTTATAATAAGGAAGATAAGTATTTACAAACAATTATTTCAGAGACTAAATCTTGTAAAATTAATCGACATGGTTATCAAATGCCTGAATATACGATTAACAAAGGAACGACGTATATCAAATCCGTTAAAGGTGATATTCCACTGCAAGTATTTGGTAAGCATAATCTTTCTAATATTGCGGGGGCTT encodes the following:
- a CDS encoding Mur ligase family protein, translated to MRIHFIAVGGSIMHNLAISLERQGHQVSGSDDQIVEPSRSHLIEAGLLPEQLGWFEEKITSDIDAVILGAHALIDNPELVKAQELGLKIYSFPEFIQELSQDKIRVVIAGSYGKTTITSMVMHVLKTFNRPFDYLVGAQLEGFENLIEITKTNKIILIEGDENVASSLDNKSKFMFYKPNIALISGINWNEHSTAITFENYLKQFEDFINTIEPKGTLIYNKEDKYLQTIISETKSCKINRHGYQMPEYTINKGTTYIKSVKGDIPLQVFGKHNLSNIAGAYTVCEWLGIKKEDFFEAIKTFKSSIRYLEFVSSFKGSVVYQDFAHTPEKLKASIHAIKEQFPSQKLVAIIELNAYDSLDEKFVNQYKDTMNEADLPVAFVNMESIKEVNKCTTYLLEDIRTAFNRSDLEIVTNLVDLSAFLENFKSKGNNLLLMSSGNYSGVNLTELADHFFKNY